A single Salmo salar chromosome ssa19, Ssal_v3.1, whole genome shotgun sequence DNA region contains:
- the LOC106579068 gene encoding progestin and adipoQ receptor family member 4 produces MACLHGPRLLNLEKTPPHLQFNDLILTGYRPISTFQGCIRSLFYLHNEFGNIYTHGIPFFCFLVLLPLNIPWSEVEQTWMCVFHYLACLSPTVGSVLYHTFMNHEGGEPIYDTLLSLDMVGVCLVNTLGCLPIIYITLMCYPVTCILALLTYSLISAWGILCATTARSNYGRLRAFIWQALFRVFLFLFRWLGDGVGSPASLRLFFTMDMLAIMGGLVNLSRVPERFSPGLFDYWCNSHQIMHVLVICSIIYMHWGMLEDLVWIKTFQCPVLE; encoded by the exons ATGGCTTGCTTACATGGACCACGACTACTGAATTTGGAGAAAACCCCTCCTCATCTTCAATTCAATGACTTGATCCTGACGGGGTACCGGCCAATTTCAACCTTTCAGGGGTGCATCAGAAGCTTGTTCTACTTGCACAATGAATTTGGTAACATTTATACCCATG gaATCCCATTCTTCTGTTTCCTTGTGCTGCTGCCACTTAACATCCCCTGGTCTGAGGTGGAGCAAACGTGGATGTGTGTGTTCCACTACCTTGCCTGCCTGTCCCCCACCGTGGGCTCAGTGCTTTACCACACCTTCATGAACCATGAGGGCGGGGAGCCCATTTACGACACACTCCTTTCCCTTGACATGGTCGGAGTCTGCCTGGTCAACACCTTGG GATGCCTGCCCATCATCTATATCACCCTGATGTGCTACCCTGTCACTTGCATCCTGGCCCTCCTGACCTACAGCCTAATCTCAGCCTGGGGCATCCTCTGTGCCACCACAGCGCGTAGTAACTACGGGCGCCTTCGCGCTTTCATCTGGCAGGCCCTCTTCCGTGTGTTCCTCTTCCTATTCCGTTGGCTGGGCGACGGCGTAGGCAGCCCAGCTTCGCTGCGCCTCTTCTTCACCATGGACATGCTGGCTATCATGGGTGGCCTGGTGAACCTTAGCCGGGTGCCCGAGCGTTTTAGCCCAGGCCTCTTCGACTACTGGTGCAACAGCCACCAGATAATGCACGTGCTGGTGATCTGCTCCATTATCTACATGCACTGGGGGATGCTGGAGGATTTAGTCTGGATTAAGACGTTCCAGTGTCCGGTGTTGGAGTGA
- the pelo gene encoding protein pelota homolog isoform X2 produces MKLLHKDIEKDNAGQVTLMPEEAEDMWHTYNLLQIGDSLMASTIRKVQTESSTGSVGSSRVRTTLCVCVDTIDFDSQACQLRVKGTNIQENQYVKMGAYHTIELELNRKFTLAKKIWDSVVLDRIEQACDPTQKADVAAVVMQEGLANLVLVTPAMTLLRAKVEVTIPRKRRGSCTQHEKALDRFYEAVMQGILRHINFDVVKCILVASPGFVKDQFMAYLFREAVRQDSKILLENRPKFMLVHSSSGHKYSLKEILCDPAVTARLSDTKAAGEVKALEDFYKMLQHEPDRAFYGLAHVEKASEALAIDILLISDNLFRHQDVTTRSRYVRLVDNVRDNGGTVRIFSSLHVSGEQLTQLSGVAAILRFPIADLSEPEDDSSSDEE; encoded by the exons TCAGGTGACACTGATGCCGGAAGAGGCCGAGGACATGTGGCACACCTACAACTTACTGCAGATCGGTGACAGTCTTATGGCCTCCACTATTAG AAAGGTGCAGACTGAGTCTTCCACGGGCAGCGTGGGGAGCTCGAGAGTGCGcaccaccctgtgtgtgtgtgtggatactaTTGACTTTGACTCACAGGCCTGCCAGCTGAGGGTGAAGGGAACCAACATCCAGGAGAATCAATATGTGAAG ATGGGGGCTTACCACACCATTGAGTTGGAGTTAAACAGGAAGTTCACACTTGCCAAAAAGATCTGGGATAGTGTCGTCCTCGATAGGATCG AGCAGGCGTGTGACCCCACCCAGAAGGCAGACGTAGCGGCCGTGGTGATGCAGGAGGGTCTGGCCAACCTGGTACTGGTGACCCCTGCTATGACCCTACTAAGGGCCAAGGTGGAGGTGACCATTCCTCGCAAGAG GAGAGGCAGCTGCACCCAGCACGAGAAG gcCCTGGATAGGTTCTATGAGGCAGTGATGCAGGGGATCCTCAGACATATCAACTTTGACG TGGTGAAGTGTATACTGGTGGCCAGTCCAGGGTTTGTGAAGGACCAGTTCATGGCCTACCTCTTCAGGGAGGCAGTCCGACAAGACTCCAAGATTCTGCTGGAGAATAGGCCCAAGTTCATGTTAGTCCACTCCTCCTCGGGACACAAATACTCCCTAAAAG AGATTCTATGCGATCCAGCTGTCACAGCTAGATTGTCTGATACCAAG GCAGCAGGGGAGGTGAAAGCCCTGGAGGACTTCTACAAGATGCTACAACATGAGCCCGACAGAGCCTTCTATGG GTTGGCTCACGTGGAGAAAGCTTCCGAAGCACTGGCTATTGACATCTTGTTGATTAGCGATAACCTCTTCAG GCACCAGGATGTGACCACACGGAGTAGATACGTACGGCTGGTGGACAACGTGAGAGACAATGGTGGAACCGTGAG AATATTTTCAAGCCTTCATGTATCTGGAGAAC AGTTGACCCAGCTCAGTGGAGTGGCGGCCATCTTGCGTTTCCCCATCGCTGATCTATCGGAGCCTGAGGATGACAGCAGCTCTGATGAAGAATAA
- the pelo gene encoding protein pelota homolog isoform X1, whose protein sequence is MKLLHKDIEKDNAGQVTLMPEEAEDMWHTYNLLQIGDSLMASTIRKVQTESSTGSVGSSRVRTTLCVCVDTIDFDSQACQLRVKGTNIQENQYVKMGAYHTIELELNRKFTLAKKIWDSVVLDRIEQACDPTQKADVAAVVMQEGLANLVLVTPAMTLLRAKVEVTIPRKRRGSCTQHEKALDRFYEAVMQGILRHINFDVVKCILVASPGFVKDQFMAYLFREAVRQDSKILLENRPKFMLVHSSSGHKYSLKEILCDPAVTARLSDTKAAGEVKALEDFYKMLQHEPDRAFYGLAHVEKASEALAIDILLISDNLFRHQDVTTRSRYVRLVDNVRDNGGTVRIFSSLHVSGEQLTQLSGVAAILRFPIADLSEPEDDSSSDEE, encoded by the exons TCAGGTGACACTGATGCCGGAAGAGGCCGAGGACATGTGGCACACCTACAACTTACTGCAGATCGGTGACAGTCTTATGGCCTCCACTATTAG AAAGGTGCAGACTGAGTCTTCCACGGGCAGCGTGGGGAGCTCGAGAGTGCGcaccaccctgtgtgtgtgtgtggatactaTTGACTTTGACTCACAGGCCTGCCAGCTGAGGGTGAAGGGAACCAACATCCAGGAGAATCAATATGTGAAG ATGGGGGCTTACCACACCATTGAGTTGGAGTTAAACAGGAAGTTCACACTTGCCAAAAAGATCTGGGATAGTGTCGTCCTCGATAGGATCG AGCAGGCGTGTGACCCCACCCAGAAGGCAGACGTAGCGGCCGTGGTGATGCAGGAGGGTCTGGCCAACCTGGTACTGGTGACCCCTGCTATGACCCTACTAAGGGCCAAGGTGGAGGTGACCATTCCTCGCAAGAGGAGAGGCAGCTGCACCCAGCACGAGAAG gcCCTGGATAGGTTCTATGAGGCAGTGATGCAGGGGATCCTCAGACATATCAACTTTGACG TGGTGAAGTGTATACTGGTGGCCAGTCCAGGGTTTGTGAAGGACCAGTTCATGGCCTACCTCTTCAGGGAGGCAGTCCGACAAGACTCCAAGATTCTGCTGGAGAATAGGCCCAAGTTCATGTTAGTCCACTCCTCCTCGGGACACAAATACTCCCTAAAAG AGATTCTATGCGATCCAGCTGTCACAGCTAGATTGTCTGATACCAAG GCAGCAGGGGAGGTGAAAGCCCTGGAGGACTTCTACAAGATGCTACAACATGAGCCCGACAGAGCCTTCTATGG GTTGGCTCACGTGGAGAAAGCTTCCGAAGCACTGGCTATTGACATCTTGTTGATTAGCGATAACCTCTTCAG GCACCAGGATGTGACCACACGGAGTAGATACGTACGGCTGGTGGACAACGTGAGAGACAATGGTGGAACCGTGAG AATATTTTCAAGCCTTCATGTATCTGGAGAAC AGTTGACCCAGCTCAGTGGAGTGGCGGCCATCTTGCGTTTCCCCATCGCTGATCTATCGGAGCCTGAGGATGACAGCAGCTCTGATGAAGAATAA